A window of Cytobacillus sp. FSL H8-0458 genomic DNA:
ATCCGGGCGCACTTTATCTTCTGTAATTAAGCGGCGTACTTCAGCTTTAACAATTTTATCAAGGATCTGCCTGATTTGCTTCAGCTTGTCGTCGCCTGCTTCTTCACCTTCATATTTAGCTGTGATTTCTTCTTTAACTGCTTTAATGGCAGCTTCACGGGCATGTTTCTCCTGTACCTGGATGGCTTTAATCATATCCTTCTCACAGATGCCGCGTACTTCAGCCTCTAAATCCTGGTCAACCTGGTATAAAACAATTTCCATTTTCTCTTTGCCGATTTCAGATGCAATTTCTTCCTGGAAGGCAATAAGGCGCTTAATTTCCTCATGACCAAACATAATTGCTTCAAGCATTGTTTCCTCAGGCACTTCCTCTGCACCTGCTTCAACCATGTTAATAGCATCTTTTGTACCCGCTACAACAAGGCTGATATCGCTTTTTTCAGCCTGTTCTACAGATGGATTAATGATGAACTCTCCATCGATGCGGCCTACGCTGACTCCCGCAATCGGTCCGCCAAATGGAATATCCGACACAGAAAGGGCTAATGATGAACCGAACATTGCAGCCATTTCTGATGAGCAGTTTTGATCCACACTCATCACCATGCTTACAACCTGTACATCATTTCTGAAACCGTCAGCGAATAATGGACGAATTGGCCTGTCAATTAAACGGCTGGCCAAAATCGCTTTTTCACTTGGACGGCCCTCTCTCTTAATAAAACCGCCCGGTATCTTACCAACAGCATACAAACGTTCTTCATAGTTAACTGTCAGCGGAAAGAAATCCAGATTTTTCGGTTCTTTTGATGCTGTAGCAGTACTTAAAACTACAGTATCACCATAGCGCACTAAAACTGCACCATTAGCCTGTTTAGCAAGCTGGCCAATCTCTACAGTCAATTTGCGCCCAGCCCAATCAAGGCTGTAGACATGTTTATCTTGTCCCATAATTGTACCCCTCTCTGCATTCACTTAAGGACAGGCTTCAATTCTGCCTGGTCCGTTTAATTGTTGATTTCCTGCAATTTCCGCAGGCGTTCCTGCGAAGACAGCAAAAGCCTAATGAGCTTTGCATTACCCGCAGTCCAGTTTTATATAAAAGCATGAAATGCTCGTTAATCATAATAAAATTAGGCATCTTATAGTATGCACAATTTTCCCGTTTGCTAAAATAGGATAAGTTATGTATGTACATGATCAGGAACAAAATTCAAGTTTTTAAAGCTAATAAAAAAGCGGGAAAAAATCCCGCTTCTGTTGATTATCGACGTAAGCCAAGCTTATTGATTAACTCACGGTAACGTGCAACGTCTTTGTTGCGAAGGTAAGTTAATAGGTTACGGCGCTTACCAACCATTTTCAAAAGACCGCGACGTGAATGGTGGTCTTTCTTGTGAGTACGTAAATGGTCGTTCAAATTGTTGATTTCTTCAGTAAGGACAGCGATTTGAACTTCTGGAGATCCAGTGTCGCTTTCATGAGTTTTGAACTCATTGATTAGCTCATTTTTACGTTCTTTAGTGATTGCCATCCGGTTCACCTCCTAAATTTTCAATCCCCTGTTACTGAGCAAGCGTCGGTGACTCGACTTGCCAAGCAAAGGTTCATTTGGTACGTTAATTAGAATACAACTTTTTATGACAAAAAGCAAGGCTAAACCCTGTTTTTCTCAAAATATTGCTCAGTCTGCTGTTTATCCTTTTCGATTTGCGCAATTAACTCCTGAACGCCAGCAAATTTCCTTTCGCTTCTAAGATGTTTATGCCATTCAACTGTCACTTTCCTGCCATAAATATTTGAAGAGAAATCAAAAATATGGACTTCAACAGATGGCCTGTCCCCTTTTTCCTTATTAAAAGTTGGTTTGTAGCCAACATTGCAGACACCTTCATACCAGCTGCCATCTACTGAGAATCTTACAGCATACACACCAGGCGGTGGAATAATGCAGTCATCAGAAACATCCACATTCGCTGTAGGAAAGCCGATTGTACGACCTCTCTTATCACCATGGATAACGATTCCTGATGTTTTATAATATCTTCCTAAAAGACCGGGAAGCTCAGCCGTATTCCCTTCACGGATATATTTCCTTATTAGCGTAGAGCTGATTTTTTCGTCTTCTTTCGCCAGCTTTGCAACGACTGAGTAATCAAATTGATCCCTTGAATGAAACAGCAATGTTTCCATTGTGCCCCGTCCCATTCTTCCGTAGGAATAATCAAAGCCTGCCACGACATGCTTGGCATTAAGACCAATCAGGTATTGGTCAACAAACTCCTGGGGCAGAAGATTAGCAAATTCCCTTGTAAAATTGATAACAAACAAATAATCTATACCGAGATCAGCTATGATAGCAATTTTATCCTCAAGGGACGTAATATACTCCACATGCTGAACGCTTTTCCCCAAAACAACCGAGGGATGCGGATCAAATGTCATGACAGCACTTTTTAATCCTTTTTGTTCAGCTATTGATTTTGCTTCACGGATGACTTTCTGGTGACCCAGATGAACACCATCAAAATATCCAAGTGCTATTGCCAATTCAGGCATTTCGCTTTTATCCATTCGATGGGGATGATGTATATGAATAACTTCCATATTAATATTTCACCTTTTCTCTACAGAGCCTGGACCTATATAAATGCACAGCTTTTTAACAAGTGCTTATTGATCATTCCTTAACACTTTTACTGGCTTCATTAACCCTGGTTTGCGGGGGTGATGCTCATAAATCGCCAGAACAAGACCTTCTTTTTCCTCAATTGCGATTGGGCCTTTAGTGTCGAGTAAATGATCAGGGATAGTTAATACAGCCCCATTTTTTACTTTCTCTGCTACTTTATCACTTATTTGAAATTTCGGCAAATGAGAAAGCGCAGCTTCCATAGGTCGAAGAACCTCAGCCATTGTCCCCTTTTCGACCCTGTCTTCTATGTCTTCAAATGTCAGGCAATCATCAAGAGTGAGTGAGGCTGACTGGATTCTTACAAGATCAGACATATGGGCTGGGTATCCCAATTCAGACCCAATCATGACCGCAAGTGTACGGATGTATGTACCCTTGCTGCAGGCTACACGGAAACGGAAGGTAATATTCTCACCCTCAAACATCTCTCTGTCATCGAGAAGTTCGATTGAGTAGATAGTAACTTTCCTGGATGGCCGCTCCACTTCTATTCCCTGTCTTGCATATTCATAGAGGCGCTTCCCATTTACCTTTACTGCTGAATACATGGGGGGAGTCTGTGTAATTTCCCCGGTAAGGCTTTGAAGTACTTTCATCACCTGATTTCTGGTAATAGGTGCTGCAACAGCTTTCCTCTCCACAATTTCACCTGATGCATCTTCTGTTGTCGTAGAAAAACCTATTGTGACTTCTCCCTCATAAGACTTCCCTGCATCTGTTATGTATTCAGCCACCTTCGTTGCCCTCCCAAGGCAAATTGGAAGTACTCCTGTCACGTCAGGATCCAGTGTTCCGGTGTGGCCGATTTTTTTCATTCGCAAAATCTTCCGCAGCCTGAA
This region includes:
- the rpsO gene encoding 30S ribosomal protein S15, translated to MAITKERKNELINEFKTHESDTGSPEVQIAVLTEEINNLNDHLRTHKKDHHSRRGLLKMVGKRRNLLTYLRNKDVARYRELINKLGLRR
- the ribF gene encoding bifunctional riboflavin kinase/FAD synthetase, producing MEVIHIHHPHRMDKSEMPELAIALGYFDGVHLGHQKVIREAKSIAEQKGLKSAVMTFDPHPSVVLGKSVQHVEYITSLEDKIAIIADLGIDYLFVINFTREFANLLPQEFVDQYLIGLNAKHVVAGFDYSYGRMGRGTMETLLFHSRDQFDYSVVAKLAKEDEKISSTLIRKYIREGNTAELPGLLGRYYKTSGIVIHGDKRGRTIGFPTANVDVSDDCIIPPPGVYAVRFSVDGSWYEGVCNVGYKPTFNKEKGDRPSVEVHIFDFSSNIYGRKVTVEWHKHLRSERKFAGVQELIAQIEKDKQQTEQYFEKNRV
- the truB gene encoding tRNA pseudouridine(55) synthase TruB; the encoded protein is MEGILPLFKPKGMTSHDCVFRLRKILRMKKIGHTGTLDPDVTGVLPICLGRATKVAEYITDAGKSYEGEVTIGFSTTTEDASGEIVERKAVAAPITRNQVMKVLQSLTGEITQTPPMYSAVKVNGKRLYEYARQGIEVERPSRKVTIYSIELLDDREMFEGENITFRFRVACSKGTYIRTLAVMIGSELGYPAHMSDLVRIQSASLTLDDCLTFEDIEDRVEKGTMAEVLRPMEAALSHLPKFQISDKVAEKVKNGAVLTIPDHLLDTKGPIAIEEKEGLVLAIYEHHPRKPGLMKPVKVLRNDQ